The region CAAACCAACCCACCTCCATCCTAACAACTTTCTCAAAGCACATCAGCCTAATCCGTCTGATTAATTTACAACCAGCCACCGCAAAAAAGTAAGTCTGTGATGGATAAGCAATAAATGATGCCAATCCAAGGACAACAAACATTAGAGCCCagaattttgaatcctttttcatTTCATGTGGGGCCTCATAAAATATCTTGATGACGCTAGCGAGTAGTATACCATAAATTGGAAGTATGACACCATTGAGGATAGCAGATATTGTTCCAAGGATTAGAACTGGTATCTCAGGTTTGTTGAGATACATAAGCCGGCGCAGTGGGACTTTTTGAGTCTGTTCAGATGTTTTTCCGCCAGGGCTTTCAGGTTTTTCTAGGGTAGGCTCAGTAAAGTTAGGTGCAGTGCCTAAATTCAACGATACAGAAAGTGAATGTCGACTGCTAATTCCTGGCCCAGACGAATCCCGACTTATTGATCGCTGGATTGATATTCCTCTACTCGATGATCTACCTTTTGCAGTTTCTGACTTTTCTTCGTTCCCTACACCTTCACTTTTTGTTTCTTGAAGTTTTATTAGCTGAGAGTATGCACCTTCAGAATCTTCAAGTAGTTCAGAATGTGATCCTGTTTATAAAACAAACTAGATAGTGAATACAGTTGCCTCTGCAACCACAATCTAAGGCAGCCTTGGTCACGTGTagtgaaaaaagaaaaaaagaaaattagCATAGGCAGGAGATAGTTTGCAGATCagtataatttattttctttgtGAACATTTGTAATATGAAGAAAAAATTTAGGGATTCATGACTATTCCAGGAGATACCTTTTTCTACCATCTTTCCACGATGAATCACTGCAATCAAATCAGCATTTCTAACTGTGCTCAAGCGATGTGCCACGATGACAGTTGTTCTATTAACCATTATCCTGTCTAATGCCTCTTGAACAATTTTCTCGGATTCAGCATCAAGTGCACTAGTTGCTTCATCTAAAAGCAGAATTCGTGGGTTTTTTAGAATTGCTCTGGCAATAGCAACTCTTTGCTTTTGTCCACCAGAAAGTTGAGTTCCATGCTCACCGACCAAGGTATCCAGTCCCTGTACGAAGCACAAAGGTCAACCAACAAAATACCCGATATTAGATTGGAAGATTAAAAGATAAATAACACAGCTTGGGACCTGAGGTAGTTTATCAATGAATCGAGCAGCATTTGCTAGCTCAGAAGCTGCTCTGATCTCTTCCATAGTTGCCCCATCCTTTCCATATGCAATGTTATCCTTAATGCTGGATGAGAAAAGCACAGGTTCTTGACTGACGAGACCAATCTTCTCTCTCATCCATTTTAGCTGAAACTCCTTAACATTTGTTCCATCTATAAGAACTTCACCAGCTTGTGGATTATAGAATCTCTCTATTAGACTGATCACTGTTGACTTTCCGCTTCCACTTTGTCCGACTAAAGCTGCAGTCGTGCCACTGGGAATACAGAGAGAGAACCCACTAAATATTTGCTCATTTGGCCGGGCTGGATAACTGAAGTACACATCTCTTAACTCAATATCCCCATGAATATCATCCAATTTCTTTCCCCGGGTATCATATGCATCTATTTCTGGCTTTCGGTGTATAGTCTCAAACATCTTGTAAGCTGCAGCTCGACCTGCTGCAAACGCACTTAAACATGGAGAAGCCTGTCCTAAATTCCTGGTACATTCAATTCAAAGTGGAATTAGTTTGATGGTACATATATAATACTGAAAAATTCTGGATACTACTCGCAAGGGAAGCAACTACTACCAAATTGTGAATTTTAGATAACAAAAAAGAAACTCACAAGGACCCGGTCAACACAGCTATAATAACACTGATCACATCACCACCACTGTAATCTTTTTCTAGTATCATCTTCACACCAAACCAAACAGCCAATGCATAGCTGTAGAACACAAAAGAGTACAATGTTCCAACGCCCAATCCAGTAGCCAAGCCTTCACCGATCCCTGATTTATAAGCACTGATAAGAGATTTTCCATAATCTGCCACAGCTTGTTTTTCCCCGGTGAAAGATGCAACCTGGATAAGAATCAATACCCTAATggaaattaaaaaatttattggTTCTACAGTTGCTGTACTGAGGGCACATACAAATACCGTAAGAAAAAATGCTGCAAATTCATGTCATACCGTTCTGATTGAACCAATTGTTTGTTCAACAACAATGGATGCTTTTGCGTATGCTTCTTGCCCACGTGATGCCATCCTTGCAATAACAACGGACATGATTCCAGCAGCTATGACAAGAGGCGGAATAGAACTTAACATGACAAGTGTAAGAAGCCATCCTTTAATAAAAGCTACTACAAATCCCCCAATAAATGTTGCTACTAGCTGTATAAATTTCCCAACCTGCAAATGGCAGTGAAAAGAATCTGCGTTTAGAAGAACCTCGATAAACAATAACcctataaattaataaatttctAAAGTCTCGAGGGGGGAAATTTTAGAGGTTTTACTAATTATTAGTTAAAAAATTAACAGATGCTAAAATGTATTTAATAGTTTCAATAGTGTACCTTCTCCCCCATTGCATCTTGTATGAGGACAGTGTCTCCAGACATCCTCCCCACCACTTCTCCGGTGCTCGTTTCCACATCAAAAAAACTGATATCTTGTCTTAATATTGTTTTAAGATATAGGCTCCTTATTCGGGCTGACTGTCTCTCTCCTGTAACCATCCAGCAAGCCACCTCTGAAAAACAATAAACTTCATAATGTGAGTTCTGTTGCAAACACTTCCATATGCAGCACCAAGCACTTCATTCATATTGATAGGTCAGAAATTAATAGATAAAGACGACTTACGAAAAAATGAAGCTATACCAGCCCCTATAGCCAAATACACCAGTTTTAAGGATACCTAAAATGGAATcaaataagaaaaatattatgTTATCTGCACAATGAATGAACAAGAAAGCAACTAAACTACAGTTTGAAAAACACCTGACTCTAGCGACATATAGATTGATTAACAAAACATAGATTGTTAAAAATGAGTAGCATTTACCTTGGAAACTTTATCTACTGTCTCATCATTACTTTGATTTCGTCCAAAAGCATCAGTTAATTCCCCGAAGAGAATACTCAACATAGGCAGACATATTCCATTACCAATAGCGGATATGGTACCAATAATCATCAAGATAACATCTGTTGAATCCGCGAACGAGAAAAGCTTGTAGAACGGGACTACTTTGGTAGCCTCTGTTTCCTTTTTATTATGATCGTGATTACTTGTCTCTGCGTCTCTTTCCAGAATTTGAGCTCTTGATGTAGAGGCTAAACTAAACTCCGTATTACCACCACTTACCTCATCCTCCATGGCCATAATACAAATTATTTGATAAGTAGCTAGATTTAAACACCTGTTATCTATTCAGAATAATAAAACATGACTAAGCATACTGATAGCAAAATTGTATAAAATGACGGTAGAACAGCGCGGAAAAATCATAACTGACGTGATACTGCAACTGTTAGGAACTAAAGATATTAATATTAAGCAAAATGAAAACAAATAGAATCAAAAGAAGATGGTACAGTATTGCCTAAACGGAAAGAACTCGGCAAGCTTATAATGTACCCTGAGTAGCTTGTATCAACACTCCTTGGAATATTGATAGTTTTGTAGTATATTTTAGCACTATGTTTTTTAATTTGTACTTGTAGCTGGAACTATATTTATACACATGAGAGAAAAGAATTTGTTTGATAATCAAGCCTCATACTTGAACCCCACACAATGTTCTTCGTGTTAGTCAATAACAATAAAAAATCAAATCAGACTTTTACTTGCAGGTTAATGTAATTGTAAATTAAACCAAATCACACTTTTACTTGCAGGTTAATGTAATTGTAAATTAAACAAATCAGATATTATATATGTTACAAATATTCTTATAATGAAAATTagaaactaaaataaaaaaattctaatcacttcaaaatataaaatataagGTATGTAAATCGATGTTTGAGAgatgaaaaaaaatataataaagtcggattttaaaaaatacttaatattggatggaaaaaatcaaattaaaaacggaaaggaaaaatgaaattttataagGGAGGGTCTAATTTAATTTTGTGAGCAGCCTCTAGGGTCCAAGGCGTAGATTAGTTTCTAACTTTTATTTTTACCTTTTTTTTTCTATTTGAACAAATGCTTATAATGTTATATTTATACTTGTATTTGCACCTTGAATTTGTTTTACTTAATGTCATTTTTAGTGCTATAATAATAATCATGTATTTCCTTACTTCCTTGGCCGAACCATTTAtctttttatattattatattaaaaaataaatattaaaagtGAATAGGGTTAGATAGTTCAAGTCGTCTCAAGTATTGGATTCTATCCTCCCTAATTCCGAAAATTTATGAGAATATTTTTAAGAACtctaataattattttttgtaataatttatatttttttttgaattaaaagtCTTAACACGTGTATTCGGCATAAAATTTAGTAAAGAACAGCACAAAATTTGTAAATTAAAAAACTAATCTACATTATACTAAAACAAAGTAGAGGACATCATCATAATTTAGGTGTCAAGCTCTCATTAATTTGATGATGTTA is a window of Apium graveolens cultivar Ventura chromosome 11, ASM990537v1, whole genome shotgun sequence DNA encoding:
- the LOC141697881 gene encoding ABC transporter B family member 4-like → MAMEDEVSGGNTEFSLASTSRAQILERDAETSNHDHNKKETEATKVVPFYKLFSFADSTDVILMIIGTISAIGNGICLPMLSILFGELTDAFGRNQSNDETVDKVSKVSLKLVYLAIGAGIASFFQVACWMVTGERQSARIRSLYLKTILRQDISFFDVETSTGEVVGRMSGDTVLIQDAMGEKVGKFIQLVATFIGGFVVAFIKGWLLTLVMLSSIPPLVIAAGIMSVVIARMASRGQEAYAKASIVVEQTIGSIRTVASFTGEKQAVADYGKSLISAYKSGIGEGLATGLGVGTLYSFVFYSYALAVWFGVKMILEKDYSGGDVISVIIAVLTGSLNLGQASPCLSAFAAGRAAAYKMFETIHRKPEIDAYDTRGKKLDDIHGDIELRDVYFSYPARPNEQIFSGFSLCIPSGTTAALVGQSGSGKSTVISLIERFYNPQAGEVLIDGTNVKEFQLKWMREKIGLVSQEPVLFSSSIKDNIAYGKDGATMEEIRAASELANAARFIDKLPQGLDTLVGEHGTQLSGGQKQRVAIARAILKNPRILLLDEATSALDAESEKIVQEALDRIMVNRTTVIVAHRLSTVRNADLIAVIHRGKMVEKGSHSELLEDSEGAYSQLIKLQETKSEGVGNEEKSETAKGRSSSRGISIQRSISRDSSGPGISSRHSLSVSLNLGTAPNFTEPTLEKPESPGGKTSEQTQKVPLRRLMYLNKPEIPVLILGTISAILNGVILPIYGILLASVIKIFYEAPHEMKKDSKFWALMFVVLGLASFIAYPSQTYFFAVAGCKLIRRIRLMCFEKVVRMEVGWFDKPENSSGAIGARLSADAASVRALVGDALGQVVQNTASAVAGLVIAFAACWQLAFIVVALLPLIGLSNYIQVKFMTGFSADAKLMYEDASQVANDAVGSIRTVASFCAEEKVIELYKQKCEGPLRKGIRQGLISGIGFGVSFALLFLLYATVFYAGAQLVDDGKATFDEVFRVFFALTMASLSISQSSSLTPNSSKAKSATASIFAVLDRRSEIDPYDESGETIESVRGDIELRHVNFVYPSRPDIQIFQDLSLTIRSGKTVALVGESGSGKSTIIALLQRFYDPDSGVITLDGVEIQKLQLKWLRQQMGLVSQEPVLFNDTIRANIAYGKEGGATEAEIISAAEKANAHKFISGLVQGYDTIVGERGTQLSGGQKQRVAIARAIVKSPKILLLDEATSALDAESERAVQDALDRVMVNRTTVVVAHRLSTIKGADVIAVVKNGVIVEKGKHEALINIENGFYASLVALHISAGK